In one window of Syngnathus typhle isolate RoL2023-S1 ecotype Sweden linkage group LG7, RoL_Styp_1.0, whole genome shotgun sequence DNA:
- the cspg4 gene encoding chondroitin sulfate proteoglycan 4 isoform X2: MRALQCALVGAVLTLLIFTDLSHEESYFGDSFCSIQTFQDVSRFHVTLQLKTSRRSGLLLLAAGMEDYLFIELLNGKIQARMNMGAGEVILSSSQGVPLNNLLEHKVSLTMQDDKLTMTIDDFVSTYVPLNDDGEELNIDQGIWLGGTGDLDTPYLSNAIPPFRGCMSNVKFESHEFDILGTLFKQCHDTKESCSSEFEAGDGEATSFSTPDSFVSFPTWSGASGAPRVLEFLMKTTIEDALLAFHPGRDTDFIAIGVVKGYLKGVLDYGKGMEVLENNEVQLDDDQWHRVKVQVSQDSFDINIDSQVVSLPLDSTQSLDLVGNLYLGGIQAKMKDVFRESDLLNRAEEEMTAESFIGCFGEIKVNQKDRSLQDALVTKDVHVKCEGEDYDYSTYYDVDATTTSPPPSTQYVDIETTETHCYPTDDTPAIFKNVTKLLDVFPLLVPEAGEVFLDIDHLRPTFDLSAAGMRQSQIIFSLKSDPWYGLLDMDISTKRTKKFTLLDVVNQKIKYMHDGHERHADQIHLDVVASSNGDLPECLKTPQSYMLPVTIVPTEDIPQLSGEEIPITENGKTRLSPGLLKIRESDARCDNLVVTVTSEIPVESGFLEKSQELERSISEFTCRDLKEGNIYYVHKGGQVNEITLEVSDGQSASHSASFKLVLTQPHVTVVTNTGLLLAQGSNASIGVHNLAVLSHPRHGDVIYNITQPLVYGELKIMMTDGMSKPVSEFHQSDLDKNYLRYFSTDSSDQEDVVVERIQFDTHLGTYSLRNNTFLVKIMPSPVKVSTLVPMEMQAGEDLVIGHTELQAEVTGRNPDPESVKYILVKPPTLGSLQLLDTELNEGDTFTQRDILDNFISYRVFSRKAVDATDQFQFKVFAEDQYSPLYTFQISILADSDAPVLTNEVLIVQNGGEEVLNKNYLWVESTGSSDFMFQINEEPKHGRLIRDSPPGQPRFEGAIRVFSNEDLQLDRLIYQHDGSSTDQDEFHFTVFDQGSDRFGVQEAIRDVFRISIQIKNQHSLLQVVDKVFNVVRHGQRLLTTDDIQFMDAYLGFNDSQIAYAREGILSGNIVAAQNPSQSLYRFTQADLRDKKVLFVHQGADQERFPLQVSNGFQKTTVLLQIQAGEAYLNVANNMVVVIDHGSTKTLDTTLLSATSNMDIRDEREIKFEVTSPPSEGRIIVSGIESQEFTQEDLKKGVVSYEHNYESLKSKDAFGFTVRARGHSEEDTFRIKIIKQGSLPEPEVVTNAVIVSYEGEHTVVNSDFLKVEQANIGPAEIVFTIKEAPRLGHVVKLSNGTDSPVLDYIQSFTQEDVDHGRILYVSASVQGVDALTLDVSNGLTTVEDLRMKVNIVPRIIPIQSLNLTVKEGFSKVVNDKVINISHPFYTSFNIEFVVEEPPKHGEIRFQDGDELTYFTWEEIKKGQIYYVHDSTESTVDNFTVSASAYEIDRRSLAVTVAVNIRPMNDEPPIVTRNTGLEVLAGEEADITSSMLKTEDGDTAAEDIYYTVDTATSGRVAFKDFPDETAVNFTQTQIDNGEISFIHEGEQSGGFSFTVSDGQHTSPLHTFVVTARPLTITMVTQEELMVFPGTRQPITSANLGAVTNEDGNEIIYSLLQPPRLGRLILANDKNQMEEINRFSQTQLESGTVFYEHQLPEKPFWVVRDSVELVMSSHPAPDVRDVLPITISYYATHSNISSQMWRNKGLEIVQGQRKTIDDSIFDASNLQASLPEPESADVVFEIKRFPNHGRITLGGRDIPRDSPYFTQRDVTRRELEYLHDDSAASSDSFSFRARLRSRADGVTSDAVVLEEIFNVSIKRRGSEPPELVTIDQLLEVLQGSMIIVTQKHLSTQDEDSPPDEVNFKVTKPPRNGHLVDARTMDILSEFTQEMINNEQVGFHSDGSLANGFVEFIVSDGEHQTEPQTLHIGILARTLMLDKAPEIKVKQGDDETLVTEEMLRATTGGPVEEDVLYKITSVPKYAAVMVDRQPTSAFTQTQIKEGRVSVRFVKSTSPRDSVAFVARSRAANASSVLNITVQPLAKIAQDPLLPQDSLVQVDGKLLDATALANKTRTSPTFTVIQQPRGARFVRSGGPGAGQPLDSFSQRDLDEGRVAMEIPKSSSGSQDGLTQDEARFLLKAHGVPPAECVLSFQTGPYNASGVYPATLLRVPSETPTKDGKDKPNLVAYPFPTTENPRWKANRDQAHWDGHTTAAPSDSGSHRNPVVSRRGNIWSILIPILVILILLLLAALLAYYLVRKNKTGKHNVQTAAAAKPKNGEVAGTETFRKTDPANIPMSNMDKEADPELVQDCRTTTPVLKKNQYWV, translated from the exons AATCCTACTTTGGGGACAGCTTCTGCAGCATCCAAACCTTCCAAGATGTCTCCAGGTTCCACGTGACGCTACAGTTGAAGACGAGTCGGAGAAGTGGGCTGCTGCTCCTGGCTGCTGGAATGGAGGATTATCTGTTCATTGAGCTGCTAAATGGCAAAATACAG GCTCGTATGAACATGGGCGCAGGCGAGGTGATCCTGTCATCATCGCAAGGTGTCCCACTGAATAACCTTCTGGAGCACAAAGTTTCACTCACAATGCAGGATGACAAGCTCACCATGACGATCGACGACTTCGTCTCCACCTATGTCCCTCTTAACGACGACGGGGAGGAACTGAATATCGACCAGGGCATTTGGCTGGGAGGAACCGGAGATCTTGACACCCCCTACCTCAGCAATGCTATCCCGCCTTTCCGTGGCTGCATGAGCAACGTCAAATTCGAGTCCCATGAGTTTGATATTCTCGGCACGCTCTTCAAACAATGCCATGACACAAAGGAATCTTGCAGCAGTGAGTTTGAAGCAGGCGACGGGGAGGCGACCAGTTTCAGCACTCCGGATTCGTTTGTCTCCTTCCCCACCTGGAGTGGGGCTAGCGGAGCTCCAAGAGTTTTGGAATTCCTCATGAAAACCACCATCGAGGATGCCCTTCTTGCCTTTCACCCGGGGAGAGATACGGACTTCATCGCTATCGGTGTCGTGAAAGGCTACCTTAAAGGTGTGCTGGATTACGGCAAGGGCATGGAGGTGCTGGAGAACAACGAGGTGCAGCTGGATGATGATCAATGGCATCGAGTTAAGGTCCAGGTCAGTCAGGATTCGTTTGACATCAACATAGACAGCCAGGTCGTCTCCCTTCCTCTCGACTCGACTCAAAGCCTGGACTTGGTGGGGAACTTGTATTTAGGAGGCATTCAGGCTAAAATGAAGGATGTTTTTCGCGAGAGTGACTTATTAAATCGCGCGGAAGAAGAGATGACTGCCGAGTCTTTTATTGGATGCTTTGGGGAGATCAAAGTTAATCAGAAGGATCGAAGCCTACAGGACGCTCTAGTGACCAAAGACGTTCACGTCAAGTGTGAAGGCGAGGACTATGACTATTCTACTTACTACGACGTGGACGCAACAACGACCTCCCCGCCGCCTAGTACGCAGTACGTCGATATTGAAACGACTGAAACGCATTGCTACCCAACGGACGACACGCCAGCTATCTTCAAAAACGTGACCAAGCTCCTTGATGTATTCCCACTGCTCGTGCCAGAAGCCGGAGAGGTGTTCCTTGATATTGACCACCTGCGCCCGACCTTTGACCTTAGCGCTGCAGGTATGCGTCAGTCCCAGATCATCTTTTCTCTCAAGAGCGACCCGTGGTATGGCCTGCTCGACATGGACATCAGCACAAAACGCACAAAAAAGTTCACTCTTTTGGACGTCGTCAACCAGAAAATCAAGTATATGCACGATGGACATGAAAGACACGCAGATCAGATTCACCTCGACGTGGTTGCTAGCAGTAACGGCGACCTCCCCGAATGTCTTAAAACACCTCAAAGTTACATGCTACCCGTTACAATCGTCCCTACTGAAGACATTCCACAACTGAGCGGAGAAGAAATCCCCATCACAGAAAATGGCAAGACTCGCTTGAGCCCCGGTCTCCTCAAAATCCGAGAGTCCGACGCCCGTTGTGACAACTTGGTGGTAACTGTGACGTCTGAGATTCCCGTTGAGAGTGGCTTCCTTGAAAAAAGTCAGGAACTAGAGCGAAGCATCTCAGAGTTTACCTGCAGAGATCTAAAGGAAGGCAATATCTACTATGTGCACAAAGGGGGGCAAGTCAATGAAATTACCTTGGAAGTGTCAGATGGTCAATCTGCCAGTCACTCTGCGTCTTTCAAGTTGGTTCTCACACAGCCTCATGTAACAGTTGTGACCAACACTGGACTTCTCCTGGCTCAAGGCAGCAACGCTTCCATCGGCGTTCACAATTTGGCGGTCCTCTCGCACCCTCGCCATGGCGATGTCATTTATAACATCACCCAGCCACTTGTCTACGGGGAACTGAAGATCATGATGACTGATGGGATGTCAAAACCAGTCTCCGAGTTCCATCAGTCCGACCTGGATAAAAACTACCTGAGGTACTTCAGCACCGATTCCAGTGACCAAGAAGACGTCGTCGTTGAACGGATTCAGTTTGACACGCACTTGGGAACGTACTCCCTCAGGAATAACACCTTTTTAGTTAAGATCATGCCTTCGCCAGTCAAAGTCTCCACCCTGGTGCCAATGGAGATGCAGGCCGGTGAAGATCTAGTCATCGGACACACGGAGCTTCAAGCTGAAGTGACAGGGAGAAACCCAGACCCCGAAAGTGTCAAGTATATTCTCGTCAAGCCTCCGACCCTGGGTAGTCTCCAGTTACTGGACACAGAGTTAAACGAAGGTGACACCTTCACCCAGAGAGATATTTTGGACAATTTTATCAGCTACAGAGTCTTTTCGCGAAAAGCCGTTGATGCTACTGATCAATTCCAGTTCAAAGTCTTCGCCGAGGATCAGTACTCGCCTTTATACACATTCCAAATTAGCATCCTTGCTGATTCCGACGCCCCGGTTCTGACCAACGAGGTGCTAATCGTCCAAAATGGCGGCGAGGAGGTTTTAAACAAAAACTACCTTTGGGTGGAATCGACCGGCTCTTCGGATTTCATGTTCCAGATCAATGAAGAGCCGAAGCACGGGCGACTCATAAGGGACTCCCCTCCGGGGCAGCCTCGATTTGAGGGAGCCATTCGAGTGTTCAGTAATGAAGACCTCCAACTTGACAGACTCATATACCAGCACGATGGGTCGAGCACAGATCAGGACGAATTCCACTTCACAGTGTTCGATCAGGGATCAGACAGGTTTGGAGTTCAGGAAGCGATACGAGATGTTTTCAGGATATCTATCCAAATCAAGAACCAACACTCTCTACTGCAGGTTGTGGATAAAGTTTTCAACGTCGTCCGCCATGGGCAGCGGCTGCTAACGACGGACGATATCCAGTTCATGGATGCCTACTTAGGCTTCAATGATTCCCAGATTGCCTACGCTCGCGAGGGGATCCTTTCCGGCAATATTGTGGCCGCACAGAATCCCTCACAATCCCTTTACCGTTTCACTCAAGCCGACCTGAGAGATAAAAAAGTTCTCTTTGTTCACCAAGGGGCGGATCAGGAACGCTTCCCGCTGCAGGTGTCTAACGGCTTTCAAAAAACAACCGTTCTGCTGCAGATTCAAGCCGGCGAAGCCTACCTGAACGTGGCGAACAATATGGTCGTCGTCATTGACCACGGAAGCACCAAGACACTTGACACCACCTTGCTAAGCGCCACGTCCAACATGGACATAAGGGATGAGCGTGAGATTAAATTTGAGGTGACGTCACCTCCCAGTGAGGGCAGGATTATTGTAAGTGGGATCGAATCACAAGAATTCACCCAGGAGGACCTGAAAAAGGGTGTCGTTTCTTATGAGCATAATTACGAGAGCCTGAAGTCCAAAGACGCCTTTGGCTTCACGGTCCGAGCAAGAGGACATTCCGAGGAGGACACGTTCAGAATTAAAATAATCAAACAAGGTTCTCTGCCCGAGCCTGAAGTCGTAACCAACGCAGTCATCGTTTCCTACGAGGGCGAGCACACTGTCGTCAACTCTGATTTTCTCAAG GTGGAGCAAGCTAACATTGGGCCTGCAGAAATAGTGTTCACCATCAAGGAAGCGCCTCGCCTCGGTCATGTGGTCAAGCTGTCCAACGGCACAGACTCGCCAGTCCTCGACTATATTCAGTCGTTTACGCAGGAGGACGTTGATCACGGGCGCATCCTCTATGTTTCTGCATCGGTCCAG GGTGTGGACGCCTTGACCTTGGATGTCAGCAATGGTCTCACCACAGTGGAGGACCTGCGCATGAAGGTGAACATCGTACCTCGAATCATCCCCATCCAGTCCCTCAACCTTACCGTGAAGGAAGGCTTCAGCAAGGTCGTCAACGACAAAGTCATCAACATCTCGCACCCCTTCTACACGTCCTTCAACATCGAGTTTGTCGTGGAGGAACCGCCAAAGCACGGGGAGATCCGTTTCCAAGATGGAGATGAGCTGACTTATTTCACATGGGAAGAG ATCAAAAAGGGCCAGATCTACTACGTGCACGACAGCACCGAGAGCACCGTGGACAACTTCACCGTCTCCGCCTCGGCTTATGAGATTGACCGCCGCAGCCTCGCTGTCACCGTAGCCGTCAACATCCGGCCCATGAACGACGAGCCTCCCATAGTGACGCGCAACACCGGGCTGGAG GTCCTCGCCGGTGAGGAGGCAGACATCACGTCCAGCATGCTGAAAACTGAAGACGGCGACACTGCTGCCGAGGACATCTATTACACCGTGGATACGGCCACCAGCGGAAGGGTGGCCTTCAAAGACTTCCCCGATGAGACCGCCGTCAATTTCACACAGACCCAAATTGATAACGGGGAAATCAGCTTCATTCACGAGG GTGAACAGTCCGGTGGTTTCAGCTTCACCGTGTCGGACGGCCAACACACGTCTCCACTCCACACATTTGTGGTCACAGCCAGGCCGCTCACCATCACCATGGTAACCCAAGAGGAGCTCATGGTGTTTCCAG GAACGAGACAGCCTATCACGAGTGCCAATCTGGGTGCAGTGACTAACGAGGACGGAAACGAGATCATCTATTCTTTGCTCCAGCCTCCTCGTTTGGGAAGACTCATCCTGGCTAACGACAAGAACCAAATGGAGGAAATCAACCGCTTCTCCCAAACTCAG TTGGAATCTGGAACGGTCTTCTATGAGCACCAGCTGCCCGAGAAGCCCTTCTGGGTGGTGAGGGACTCTGTGGAGCTCGTTATGTCCTCCCACCCTGCCCCGGATGTCCGTGACGTGCTACCCATCACCATCTCCTACTACGCAACGCATAGCAACATTTCCTCACAGATGTGGAGAAACAAAG GTCTGGAAATCGTGCAAGGCCAGAGGAAAACAATCGATGATTCCATCTTTGACGCTTCCAACCTCCAGGCCAGCCTTCCTGAGCCAGAGAGTGCAGATGTGGTCTTTGAGATCAAACGTTTCCCCAATCATGGACGCATCACCCTGGGAGGTCGGGACATACCCCGGGATTCACCTTACTTCACGCAGAGGGATGTGACCCGCAGAGAGCTGGAATATCTTCATGATGACTCAGCAGCTTCTTCAGATAGCTTTTCCTTCAGGGCCCGCCTGAGGAGTCGGGCTGACGGTGTGACATCCGACGCTGTGGTCCTAGAGGAGATTTTTAATGTTTCCATCAAACGACGGGGATCGGAACCCCCTGAGCTCGTCACCATTGACCAGCTGCTGGAGGTTCTACAAGGGTCTATGATCATAGTCACCCAGAAGCATCTGAGCACCCAGGATGAAGACAGCCCCCCAGATGAAGTCAATTTTAAGGTTACCAAACCCCCAAGAAACGGGCACCTGGTTGACGCCCGCACCATGGACATCCTCTCTGAATTCACCCAAGAGATGATCAACAACGAGCAGGTGGGCTTTCACAGCGACGGCAGCCTCGCAAACGGCTTTGTGGAATTTATCGTGTCCGACGGGGAACATCAGACAGAGCCACAGACTCTTCACATCGGAATCCTCGCTCGCACACTCATGCTGGACAAAGCCCCGGAGATCAAGGTGAAGCAGGGCGACGACGAGACTCTGGTGACTGAGGAGATGCTGAGAGCCACCACCGGTGGTCCCGTGGAGGAAGACGTCCTCTACAAGATCACAAGCGTTCCGAAGTACGCGGCAGTCATGGTCGACCGGCAACCCACGTCAGCCTTCACCCAGACACAGATCAAGGAAGGAAGAGTCAGCGTACGCTTCGTCAAGTCCACTTCGCCCCGCGACAGCGTTGCCTTTGTCGCTCGGAGTCGGGCGGCCAATGCGTCATCAGTCCTCAACATCACGGTGCAACCCTTGGCCAAGATTGCCCAGGATCCCCTACTACCGCAAGACTCTCTTGTTCAGGTGGACGGGAAGCTTTTGGACGCAACGGCCTTGGCCAACAAGACCAGGACCTCCCCTACGTTCACGGTCATCCAGCAGCCGCGGGGCGCTCGATTCGTCAGGTCTGGCGGTCCCGGCGCAGGCCAGCCCCTGGACTCGTTCAGCCAGCGGGACCTGGATGAAGGGCGCGTTGCTATGGAAATTCCAAAAAGTTCCTCCGGGTCCCAAGATGGGCTCACTCAGGATGAGGCCCGCTTCTTACTCAAGGCTCATGGGGTGCCGCCGGCGGAGTGCGTGCTTTCCTTCCAAACGGGCCCTTACAATGCCTCAGGTGTCTACCCTGCCACTCTACTGAGGGTCCCTTCAGAGACCCCAACAAAGGACGGAAAGGACAAACCCAACCTGGTCGCGTACCCCTTTCCAACCACCGAAAACCCTCGCTGGAAAGCCAACCGGGACCAAGCCCATTGGGACGGCCATACCACGGCAGCGCCGTCCGACAGCGGCTCTCACAGGAACCCCGTTGTTTCTCGACGCGGCAACATCTGGTCCATTCTCATCCCCATCCTGGTCATTCTCATCCTCCTGCTCCTGGCAGCTCTCTTGGCATACTACCTGGTCCGTAAAAATAAGACTGGCAAGCACAACGTccagacggcggcggcggccaagcCGAAAAACGGCGAGGTTGCCGGCACCGAAACCTTTCGCAAAACAGATCCGGCAAATATCCCCATGTCCAACATGGACAAGGAGGCCGACCCAGAGCTGGTGCAGGACTGCCGGACGACAACACCGGTCTTGAAAAAGAACCAGTACTGGGTTTGA